The following are encoded together in the Bernardetia sp. genome:
- a CDS encoding class I SAM-dependent methyltransferase encodes MTLANIDFYRNIQIEKFKELAGVTGFDTGIDIDQIYPQIKDAKVIAELGVGYGRAIEELEKRGFEGKIYGVERVQAFVDYIQNEYDNENLSMLHQDIEELELPEKVDAVLWLWSGILEQNLEQQRDSICKIRKYLKTGGKLFIEAPQDKIKFVGMKINKHYIRVEMDWGTLDAYMPYEEDMHLIKESCHYKSLELIKYQSTTGLDRVFYVFEN; translated from the coding sequence ATGACATTAGCTAATATAGATTTTTATAGAAATATTCAAATAGAAAAATTTAAAGAACTTGCAGGGGTTACAGGGTTTGACACAGGCATTGATATCGACCAAATATACCCTCAAATAAAAGATGCAAAAGTCATTGCAGAACTAGGTGTTGGTTATGGTAGAGCCATCGAAGAACTTGAAAAGCGTGGTTTTGAAGGTAAAATTTATGGTGTAGAAAGAGTACAAGCTTTTGTTGATTATATACAAAATGAATACGACAATGAAAACTTGTCTATGCTGCATCAAGATATTGAAGAGTTGGAACTACCAGAAAAAGTAGATGCTGTTTTGTGGCTTTGGTCTGGCATATTAGAACAAAACCTAGAGCAACAACGAGATTCTATTTGCAAAATTAGAAAATATCTCAAAACAGGTGGCAAATTGTTTATTGAAGCCCCACAAGACAAAATAAAGTTTGTGGGAATGAAAATCAATAAACACTATATCCGTGTAGAAATGGATTGGGGAACGCTAGATGCTTACATGCCTTACGAAGAAGATATGCATCTTATCAAAGAATCTTGTCATTACAAATCTTTAGAGCTTATAAAATATCAATCTACAACAGGATTGGATAGGGTTTTTTATGTTTTTGAAAACTAA
- a CDS encoding methionine aminotransferase, with protein sequence MITTKLPKVGTTIFTVMSALAQKHNAINLSQGFPDFKVDNTLLQEVTRAMQNNFNQYAPMAGFMPLREQIAQKIENIYNINICPDTETTVLSGASEGIFAAIAATVRENDEVIIFEPAYDLYVPAIELQGGIVRRVSLSAPSFRPDFEQLKRLISPKTRLIIFNTPHNPTGSAWTSEDLKALDSLLEGTQILVVSDEVYEHLIFDNKKHESVLAYSNLKERSFAVFSFGKTFHATGWKVGYVVAPKKLTKELRKIHQYITFSTVTPIQVALSEFLKNEENYIHLASFYQEKRDYLCKLLEETKFRFTPSEGTYFQLVDYSAISEEKDTDFAIWLTENIGVASIPISPFYQNENDNSAKMLRLCFAKNNETLEKAVEKLSKI encoded by the coding sequence TTGATAACTACAAAACTACCAAAAGTAGGCACAACTATTTTTACAGTAATGTCTGCATTGGCTCAAAAACACAATGCTATTAATCTTTCCCAAGGTTTTCCAGATTTTAAAGTAGATAATACTTTACTACAAGAAGTTACTAGAGCAATGCAAAACAATTTCAACCAGTATGCTCCTATGGCTGGTTTTATGCCCTTACGTGAACAAATTGCTCAAAAAATAGAAAATATATACAATATAAATATTTGCCCAGATACTGAAACAACTGTTCTTTCAGGAGCATCAGAAGGGATTTTTGCTGCTATTGCTGCCACAGTAAGAGAAAATGATGAAGTGATTATTTTCGAACCTGCTTATGATTTATACGTTCCTGCTATTGAACTACAAGGAGGAATTGTAAGACGAGTTTCTCTTTCTGCGCCTAGTTTTAGACCCGATTTTGAACAACTCAAACGCCTTATTTCGCCAAAAACACGCTTGATTATTTTCAATACACCACACAATCCGACAGGTTCTGCGTGGACAAGTGAAGACTTGAAAGCCTTAGATTCGCTTTTGGAAGGAACTCAAATTTTGGTAGTGAGTGATGAAGTGTATGAACATCTAATTTTTGATAATAAAAAACACGAAAGCGTTTTGGCATATTCAAATTTGAAAGAACGTTCGTTTGCTGTTTTTTCATTTGGCAAGACCTTTCACGCCACAGGCTGGAAGGTTGGCTATGTTGTAGCTCCTAAAAAACTTACCAAAGAACTTCGAAAAATACATCAGTATATTACTTTTAGTACTGTTACGCCCATTCAAGTTGCTTTGTCAGAGTTTTTAAAAAATGAAGAAAACTATATTCATTTAGCCTCTTTCTATCAAGAAAAAAGAGATTATTTGTGCAAACTCTTAGAAGAAACCAAATTTAGATTTACGCCATCTGAAGGAACATATTTTCAGCTTGTTGATTATTCGGCTATTTCAGAGGAAAAAGATACAGATTTTGCTATTTGGCTTACTGAAAATATTGGAGTAGCTAGTATTCCAATTTCTCCATTTTATCAAAATGAAAACGATAATTCAGCCAAAATGCTTCGTCTTTGTTTTGCAAAAAATAATGAAACCTTAGAGAAAGCTGTAGAGAAATTGAGTAAAATTTAG
- the cysQ gene encoding 3'(2'),5'-bisphosphate nucleotidase CysQ gives MIKTAIIAAVKAGQRIKEIYDKFDNEKDTDYTKDTIVTYKSDNSPLTLADKEANKIIEKHLKPLGLPILSEEGKIIPYAERKNWGKFWLIDPLDGTREFVKRNGNFTVNIALMENNMPVVGVIYVPVSGVLYVGEIGKNSYKQTLNMKNEVENELDVAEKTLIEVSQRKNQDGIIAFKSRSHSNAKDNNYLDRFNVKEIRKKGSSVKFCLLAEGVADLYYRNGTTMEWDSAAGEAILKAAGGKIINAETNTPLKYNKENLENPSFCAMNALIYEDF, from the coding sequence ATGATAAAAACAGCCATTATAGCAGCCGTAAAAGCGGGACAAAGAATTAAAGAAATCTACGACAAATTTGATAATGAAAAAGATACAGATTATACTAAAGACACAATCGTAACCTATAAGTCTGATAATTCGCCCCTCACGCTTGCAGACAAGGAAGCAAACAAAATCATAGAAAAACATTTGAAACCTCTTGGGTTACCTATTTTGTCGGAGGAAGGAAAAATTATTCCTTATGCTGAACGTAAAAATTGGGGGAAATTTTGGCTCATAGACCCACTAGATGGAACAAGAGAGTTTGTCAAACGCAATGGAAATTTTACGGTAAATATTGCCCTTATGGAAAATAATATGCCTGTGGTAGGAGTAATTTATGTTCCCGTTTCTGGTGTTTTGTATGTGGGAGAAATTGGCAAAAATTCATACAAGCAGACTCTAAATATGAAAAATGAAGTGGAAAATGAATTAGATGTAGCCGAAAAAACTCTAATAGAGGTAAGCCAAAGAAAAAATCAAGATGGTATTATTGCTTTCAAGAGCCGTTCACACTCCAATGCAAAAGACAATAATTATTTAGATAGATTTAATGTCAAGGAGATTCGTAAGAAGGGAAGTTCTGTTAAGTTTTGCTTATTAGCTGAAGGAGTTGCTGATTTGTATTATCGTAATGGAACAACGATGGAATGGGATTCGGCAGCAGGAGAAGCAATTCTAAAAGCTGCTGGAGGCAAAATAATAAATGCAGAAACAAACACGCCACTAAAATACAATAAAGAAAATTTAGAAAACCCTTCTTTTTGTGCGATGAATGCTCTCATCTATGAAGACTTTTGA
- a CDS encoding ATP-binding protein: MIHSIRISCLKNNLSRVRNFVEGALKQHSISPIDINLMVLAVDELCANLIIHSHKCNPKEDIEVSVSRKDNQFVFEIKDESAPSFDLLSYKEPDMKQIIAEKRSGGIGLILVKKIMDEIQYERNGSANICRVSKRLAT; this comes from the coding sequence ATGATTCACAGCATTCGAATTTCTTGTCTGAAAAACAACCTAAGCAGAGTTCGTAACTTTGTAGAAGGGGCATTAAAGCAACATTCTATCTCGCCAATCGACATAAATTTAATGGTTTTGGCAGTAGATGAACTTTGTGCCAACCTTATTATTCATTCGCACAAATGTAATCCTAAGGAAGATATAGAGGTAAGCGTGAGCAGAAAAGACAATCAGTTTGTATTTGAAATAAAAGATGAGAGCGCACCAAGTTTTGATTTGCTTTCTTATAAAGAACCAGATATGAAACAAATTATTGCAGAAAAGCGAAGTGGAGGAATCGGACTCATATTGGTAAAGAAAATAATGGATGAGATTCAATATGAAAGAAATGGTTCTGCCAATATTTGTAGAGTTTCTAAAAGATTGGCTACATAA
- a CDS encoding efflux RND transporter periplasmic adaptor subunit, with the protein MSNKKLFIIIGAVVLFVILGVTGKKMGWFGTPEGIEVEFLPAKRVQIVERVSASGKIYPEVEVKLSPDVSGEITELLVKEGDSVKEGQLLLKIRPDTYQTAVDRTRASLGSQGANIEQANARLQQSKAQYFRAKADFGRQKQLYEDKIISLQDFQAAEASFKVAESELQAAEKTVESARYALQSARATLQEAQANLSLTTIFAPQSGIISSLNVEEGERVVGTVQMTGTELLRIAEFKNMEVRVNVNENDIIRIEMNDTAYVEVDAYEDQKFIGIVTSIAKSANNLQTVTADAVTEFEVKIRMERDSYKQLLEKRNFPFLPGMTANVEIITNRKNNVLAVPLAAVTVRKEGEKKEEKGGWGKKKDDDNEDKDSKNATKEKVKEVVFVRDGDNQVKKVEVKTGISDFENIEILSGVEEGKEVVVAPYNAVSKTLEDESKVRIAKDKKAK; encoded by the coding sequence ATGTCTAACAAAAAACTTTTTATCATCATTGGTGCTGTCGTTTTATTCGTTATCTTAGGTGTAACAGGCAAAAAAATGGGGTGGTTTGGTACACCAGAAGGCATTGAAGTAGAGTTTTTACCTGCTAAACGTGTTCAGATAGTGGAAAGAGTGAGTGCGTCAGGCAAAATTTATCCAGAAGTAGAGGTAAAGCTCTCTCCAGACGTATCTGGAGAAATTACAGAATTATTGGTAAAAGAAGGAGACTCTGTCAAGGAAGGACAACTGCTTTTAAAAATTCGTCCTGACACTTATCAAACTGCCGTCGACAGAACTCGTGCTTCTCTAGGTTCACAAGGAGCAAATATAGAACAAGCTAATGCAAGATTACAACAATCAAAAGCACAGTATTTTAGAGCTAAGGCAGATTTTGGAAGACAAAAACAGCTTTATGAAGACAAAATAATTTCCTTACAAGATTTTCAAGCTGCCGAAGCAAGTTTTAAAGTTGCTGAATCTGAACTTCAAGCTGCCGAAAAAACAGTAGAAAGTGCAAGATATGCCTTGCAAAGTGCTAGAGCCACCTTGCAAGAGGCACAAGCTAACCTCTCTCTGACTACTATTTTTGCTCCACAGAGTGGAATTATTTCCTCTCTCAATGTAGAAGAAGGCGAACGTGTGGTAGGAACAGTACAAATGACAGGAACAGAACTTTTGCGTATTGCTGAATTTAAAAATATGGAAGTTAGGGTAAATGTGAATGAAAATGATATTATCCGAATTGAAATGAACGATACAGCTTATGTTGAAGTAGATGCCTATGAAGACCAAAAGTTTATTGGTATTGTTACTTCTATTGCCAAATCTGCTAATAATTTACAAACTGTTACGGCTGATGCTGTTACCGAGTTTGAGGTCAAGATTAGAATGGAAAGAGATTCATATAAACAATTATTAGAAAAAAGAAATTTTCCTTTCCTTCCTGGAATGACGGCAAATGTAGAGATTATTACCAACAGAAAAAACAATGTACTTGCTGTTCCGTTGGCAGCCGTTACGGTTCGTAAAGAGGGAGAAAAAAAGGAAGAAAAAGGTGGATGGGGTAAGAAAAAAGATGACGATAATGAAGATAAAGATTCTAAAAATGCTACAAAAGAAAAAGTTAAAGAGGTTGTCTTTGTCAGAGATGGAGACAATCAAGTTAAGAAAGTAGAAGTCAAAACAGGGATAAGCGACTTTGAAAATATAGAAATTTTAAGTGGGGTAGAAGAAGGAAAAGAAGTGGTGGTTGCGCCATACAATGCAGTTTCTAAAACTTTGGAAGATGAAAGCAAAGTAAGAATTGCAAAAGACAAAAAAGCAAAGTAA
- a CDS encoding Crp/Fnr family transcriptional regulator, translating into MSNLEYLKENPYFQEVPESQLQWLLDESDCQDLAEGEFLFQPEQEIDCMHIILCGKIRLYIAQNGQMRQLAIYEPHEITGQLPFSRMTKSSGYGIALEPTKLLCFDKDKFKTLIKENYELTEALVRRMTTRVREFTKNQQMTEKMISLGKLSAGLAHELNNPASAVVRSADALQKHLKNTPEQFKDVISIKVNPQQVDKLNDFLFEKINSHQCRDKNTSNKTKKSILQKSNLEDELLDYMEDRDVKNAFDIAPTFVEYNFSASDLEKVEEIVSETHLSPVLNWICNNLITENTVQEIKDASERIGHLVQSIKSYTHMDKGTDTT; encoded by the coding sequence ATGAGCAACTTAGAATACTTAAAAGAAAATCCATATTTTCAAGAAGTTCCTGAAAGTCAATTACAGTGGCTTTTAGATGAATCAGACTGTCAAGACTTGGCAGAGGGAGAATTTTTATTTCAACCAGAACAAGAAATTGACTGTATGCACATTATTTTGTGTGGCAAAATTCGCCTCTATATCGCTCAAAATGGACAAATGCGTCAGCTTGCTATCTACGAACCTCATGAAATTACAGGTCAGCTTCCCTTCTCACGTATGACAAAATCATCTGGGTACGGTATTGCATTAGAACCTACAAAACTTTTGTGTTTTGATAAAGATAAATTCAAAACTCTAATTAAAGAAAATTACGAACTTACAGAAGCCCTCGTCAGAAGAATGACAACACGAGTAAGGGAGTTTACAAAAAACCAGCAAATGACTGAAAAAATGATTTCTTTAGGAAAACTTTCAGCTGGACTTGCTCACGAGCTTAACAACCCTGCTTCGGCAGTTGTCAGAAGTGCAGATGCTCTACAAAAACATTTAAAAAATACACCTGAGCAGTTTAAAGATGTTATTTCTATAAAAGTAAATCCTCAACAGGTAGATAAACTTAATGATTTTTTATTTGAAAAAATAAATTCACATCAATGTAGAGATAAAAATACCTCTAATAAAACAAAAAAATCTATTCTTCAAAAAAGTAACTTAGAAGATGAACTTTTAGATTACATGGAAGACCGAGACGTAAAAAATGCCTTTGATATTGCCCCTACTTTTGTAGAATATAATTTTTCAGCGAGCGATTTGGAAAAGGTAGAAGAAATTGTTTCAGAAACGCATCTCAGTCCAGTCTTGAATTGGATTTGTAATAATCTGATTACTGAAAATACTGTTCAAGAAATTAAAGATGCTTCTGAAAGAATAGGACATTTAGTGCAGTCTATCAAATCCTACACACACATGGACAAGGGAACAGATACAACAGA
- a CDS encoding ATP-binding protein → GGGIPKEIINNIFDPFFTTKEVGKGTGLGLDITQRIIQQHKGSIKVHSENGNTTFEICIPIKKES, encoded by the coding sequence GGAGGAGGAATCCCAAAAGAAATTATAAATAATATTTTTGACCCGTTTTTTACAACAAAAGAGGTTGGCAAAGGAACAGGATTAGGCTTAGACATCACGCAGCGCATCATTCAGCAGCACAAAGGCAGCATAAAAGTACATTCTGAAAACGGAAACACCACCTTTGAAATTTGTATTCCTATCAAAAAAGAAAGTTAA
- a CDS encoding tetratricopeptide repeat protein, whose product MKQRSTFLLSLQKFTRYLGREWLSSLLFQRIFLVVFAIGLYANTFTHEYATEGSRLLSQSDVAHKGLGVDGIMNIFKQDSYADAKDSQSKFIPANEHYQPVTLLTFAIEYTLFGESPNISHIINVLLYALTGMLLLSVLNRIFSGYLEERPRKILAFVATLIFIAHPVHTEIVASIKGRNELLSFFWLLLMTYLLLRTAYARGAIRFVYLPLVAISFFLALLTEETAISFLFILPLILYYFIPLRKVDIFVLAIPVLLTALAYWQLREFFTKDINQVHLMHSVLNNPFVYADLSQKISTLIFAFAKYIELLIAPINLSHDYSFNQITLKEWTDVRIVMTFLAIVGAGIISVANIKKKGIYTFAYFYFIGYLLFIYITEFLINPNEFVFLSPGTIISERLLYLPSLAFCIATAFGLYDLFGWLVSNRKRAARWVYTYTFLGTSLVMVLYSIKTVIRNEAWKNDLTLMKADIHNSPNSVRLRYMLGRSYIIEADSTVSFRQKARYLEKAADQLRKAVTIYPSYADAIALLGTVYTDLGQEDKAGRYYKRAIQINPESIVTQEEYGKMCLANGDYHQAVECFKKWGIIDMNPEAFLYLGKTYEFLEEPDSATAAYGLVVSFKDSDYNNVVGDAYYRMANIYVEQSQNDSTTNKTKDAIDLYLKAVSKNKRNLDAYLKLSRLYEQQGKVSKAIYTLEGAIIYFPKSEKLYRTIARLYDIEKNEEKKQSYIKQADSVSALNEK is encoded by the coding sequence ATGAAACAACGCTCTACCTTTCTTCTATCTCTTCAAAAATTTACTCGTTATTTGGGCAGAGAATGGCTTTCTAGCCTTCTTTTTCAGCGTATTTTTTTAGTAGTGTTTGCTATTGGACTCTATGCTAATACATTTACACACGAATATGCTACTGAAGGTTCTCGTTTGCTTTCTCAAAGCGATGTAGCCCACAAAGGATTGGGAGTAGATGGAATAATGAATATCTTTAAGCAAGATAGCTATGCAGATGCAAAGGATAGCCAATCCAAATTTATTCCAGCCAACGAACACTACCAGCCTGTTACCCTACTGACTTTTGCTATTGAATATACACTATTCGGAGAAAGCCCTAATATTAGTCATATTATAAATGTACTTCTATATGCACTTACAGGGATGCTTTTGCTTTCAGTCTTGAATCGTATTTTTTCTGGTTATTTAGAAGAACGACCTCGCAAGATTCTAGCTTTTGTAGCTACGCTTATCTTTATAGCTCACCCTGTACATACTGAAATTGTAGCAAGTATAAAAGGACGCAACGAACTTCTTTCATTTTTTTGGCTACTCTTGATGACTTATTTACTTCTTCGTACGGCGTATGCAAGAGGTGCTATTCGTTTTGTATATCTTCCTTTGGTAGCTATTTCATTTTTCTTAGCACTCTTGACAGAAGAGACAGCAATCTCATTTTTGTTTATTTTGCCACTCATTCTATATTACTTTATTCCACTCCGTAAAGTAGATATTTTTGTCTTAGCTATTCCTGTCTTACTAACAGCACTCGCCTACTGGCAACTAAGGGAATTTTTCACAAAAGATATAAATCAAGTTCATTTGATGCACAGTGTCTTGAACAATCCTTTTGTTTATGCTGACCTATCTCAAAAAATAAGCACTCTTATTTTTGCCTTTGCAAAATATATAGAACTCTTGATTGCGCCTATCAATCTTTCTCATGATTATTCTTTCAATCAGATTACACTCAAAGAATGGACAGATGTACGCATAGTAATGACTTTTTTAGCAATAGTTGGAGCTGGCATTATTTCAGTAGCTAATATTAAGAAAAAAGGTATTTATACTTTTGCTTATTTTTATTTCATTGGTTATTTACTTTTTATCTACATTACAGAATTTTTAATCAATCCTAACGAGTTTGTATTCCTCTCCCCTGGTACTATAATTTCAGAAAGACTTCTCTACTTGCCTTCTTTAGCTTTCTGTATTGCAACAGCTTTTGGGTTATATGATTTATTTGGTTGGTTGGTTTCTAATAGAAAAAGAGCTGCAAGATGGGTTTATACCTATACTTTCTTAGGAACTTCTCTTGTAATGGTCTTATACAGTATTAAGACAGTAATAAGAAACGAAGCATGGAAAAATGACCTAACCCTCATGAAAGCTGACATACACAATTCTCCAAATAGTGTTCGTCTTCGTTACATGTTAGGAAGAAGTTATATTATTGAAGCAGATAGTACAGTTTCTTTCAGACAGAAAGCTAGATATTTGGAAAAAGCAGCCGACCAACTTAGAAAAGCTGTTACAATTTATCCAAGTTATGCTGATGCGATTGCTCTTTTGGGAACAGTTTACACTGACTTAGGACAAGAAGATAAAGCTGGTCGTTATTATAAACGAGCTATTCAGATAAACCCAGAATCTATTGTTACGCAAGAAGAATACGGAAAGATGTGTTTAGCTAATGGAGATTATCACCAAGCAGTAGAGTGTTTCAAAAAATGGGGAATCATAGATATGAATCCAGAAGCATTTTTGTATCTAGGAAAAACGTATGAATTTTTAGAAGAACCCGATTCGGCTACGGCAGCTTATGGTTTAGTTGTTTCCTTCAAAGATTCAGATTACAATAATGTGGTGGGTGATGCCTATTACAGAATGGCAAACATTTATGTAGAACAAAGTCAAAATGATTCTACGACTAACAAAACAAAAGATGCCATTGATTTATATTTGAAAGCTGTTAGCAAAAATAAAAGAAACCTAGACGCTTATCTAAAACTAAGTAGATTATATGAGCAACAAGGCAAGGTAAGTAAAGCTATTTATACTCTTGAGGGTGCAATTATATATTTTCCAAAATCAGAGAAATTATATAGAACTATCGCTAGGCTTTATGATATAGAAAAGAACGAAGAGAAAAAACAATCTTACATAAAGCAGGCAGATTCTGTTTCAGCACTAAATGAAAAATAA
- a CDS encoding STAS domain-containing protein → MEVKFTEEGRNYIISIDGDLDASSSIKLDKVLAKAIGENRNPILVDCTQLDYISSPGIGVFTSHLQECEARNISLVLYGMNDKVLKVFRILGLDEIIPITKTKEEAKSRAK, encoded by the coding sequence ATGGAAGTCAAATTTACCGAAGAAGGCAGAAACTATATAATTAGTATTGATGGAGATTTAGATGCTTCTTCTTCAATCAAACTAGATAAAGTGCTTGCTAAAGCCATTGGAGAAAATCGTAATCCAATTTTAGTGGACTGTACACAATTAGACTATATTTCCTCACCTGGAATTGGAGTTTTTACCTCTCACTTGCAAGAGTGTGAGGCTAGAAATATTAGTTTAGTATTGTATGGTATGAACGATAAAGTACTTAAAGTTTTTAGAATCTTGGGTTTAGATGAAATCATTCCAATTACTAAAACAAAAGAGGAAGCCAAAAGTAGAGCAAAGTAA
- the hpt gene encoding hypoxanthine phosphoribosyltransferase: MKPSKNRLQIQDKYFVPYLSEQEMQQRVQELGKQIATDYSDKKPLLLCILNGSFVFAADLVRTMDTVCQVSFLKYSSYVKDKSSEEAKDLLGIKGLNEELKDRHLIVVEDIVDTGTTMNKLLKELDTHHPASIEIATCLFKPDALKFDISPKYVAFSIPNHFVIGYGLDYDNYGRHLSGIYIVDED; this comes from the coding sequence ATGAAACCCTCAAAAAATCGCTTACAGATTCAAGACAAATACTTTGTACCCTATTTGTCGGAGCAAGAAATGCAACAGCGTGTACAAGAGTTAGGAAAGCAAATTGCAACTGATTATTCAGATAAGAAACCGTTATTGTTATGTATTCTGAACGGTTCGTTTGTTTTTGCTGCCGATTTAGTCCGAACTATGGATACTGTTTGTCAAGTTTCCTTTCTAAAATACTCTTCTTATGTAAAAGATAAATCTTCTGAAGAGGCTAAGGATTTATTAGGCATTAAAGGCTTAAATGAAGAATTGAAAGACAGACATTTGATAGTGGTAGAAGATATTGTCGATACAGGAACGACAATGAATAAACTATTAAAGGAACTTGATACCCATCACCCTGCTAGTATAGAAATAGCTACTTGTCTTTTTAAACCTGATGCTCTCAAATTTGATATTTCTCCAAAATATGTCGCTTTTTCTATTCCAAATCACTTTGTTATTGGTTATGGATTAGATTATGACAATTATGGAAGACATTTGTCTGGCATCTATATTGTCGACGAAGATTGA
- a CDS encoding helix-turn-helix domain-containing protein — protein sequence MRYKDLKNLVAEGEGLHIEFKRKVYYPQKILREVVAFVNTEGGKLCIGVSDNGEIPGLKYPDEAIYMMEKAMEDFCKPLVTYDIYRVHVPYTNGCEVVVFDFKPHPKRPVYLLYKKNTRVGKAYVRIADKSAQASKEMRKIIKARANEKDVLLQYGQHERTLLQYLGSHKHINLEEYADLVNISQDEASAILVNLTVANIIEVKPQEGGYDFFVHGRTGFKA from the coding sequence ATGAGATATAAAGACCTTAAAAATTTGGTTGCAGAAGGTGAGGGACTGCATATAGAGTTCAAACGAAAAGTATATTATCCTCAAAAAATATTACGTGAAGTAGTAGCTTTTGTCAATACAGAGGGAGGAAAACTGTGTATTGGTGTATCAGATAATGGCGAAATTCCTGGTTTAAAATATCCTGATGAGGCAATTTATATGATGGAAAAGGCAATGGAAGATTTTTGTAAGCCTCTCGTAACTTACGATATTTATAGAGTACACGTTCCTTACACAAATGGATGTGAGGTAGTTGTTTTTGATTTCAAGCCACATCCAAAACGTCCTGTTTATTTACTTTATAAGAAAAATACACGAGTGGGCAAGGCGTATGTCAGAATTGCAGACAAGAGCGCACAAGCAAGTAAAGAAATGCGTAAAATCATAAAGGCTAGAGCTAATGAAAAAGATGTTTTGTTGCAGTATGGACAGCACGAAAGAACTCTTTTACAATATTTAGGTTCTCACAAACACATCAATTTGGAAGAATATGCTGATTTGGTAAATATATCCCAAGATGAAGCCTCTGCCATTTTGGTTAATCTTACTGTGGCAAATATTATAGAGGTTAAGCCACAAGAAGGAGGATACGATTTTTTTGTACATGGAAGAACTGGCTTTAAGGCATAA